In Arachis hypogaea cultivar Tifrunner chromosome 2, arahy.Tifrunner.gnm2.J5K5, whole genome shotgun sequence, a genomic segment contains:
- the LOC140178968 gene encoding uncharacterized protein produces the protein MVDPEQGPCQNVETQVFSASDLQNLAQLMNQLATMQGQIAQSAKPSTNLMQDRASPYYLHPSENPGISLTPNPLTTLNYHSWSRSVWISLKTKNKLSFIDGSLPKPEKSDCTFEAWDRCNTFVLSWLHASLSSEILQSVMWCNVASELWKDLKHRFYEGDLFRIVELEEEMYSARQGDLSITSFFTKMKGLWEELEEFQPIPSCNCTGSCTCGLEIVRGYRKQSQVVRFLRGLNDEFGNVRSQIILMRPLPDVNTVFSLLLQQERQMSSSDHAESKVLVNAAIDNNFNTNRGNMSVRGRGRGRGGRGRGFGGRRMIKKCSHCGKTGHLVDTCYYKHGFPPHYQQDSSSKTINHVTTDDEIEKINNSPSGKNSNSLSSLFSKEQKQALIALFQDHEEDLVHNSTLAIEAQVPSLGSEELEDDWHC, from the exons ATGGTTGATCCAGAGCAAGGCCCATGTCAAAACGTGGAAACTCAAGTTTTCTCAGCCTCGGATCTTCAAAATTTGGCTCAATTGATGAACCAGCTAGCAACGATGCAAGGGCAGATCGCTCAATCTGCCAAACCAAGCACGAATTTGATGCAAGATCGTGCATCTCCATACTACCTTCATCCGAGTGAAAATCCAGGTATTTCACTCACTCCAAATCCTCTAACTACACTGAATTATCACTCATGGTCCCGATCGGTTTGGATATCACTGAAGACGAAAAACAAGCTTAGTTTCATAGACGGATCTTTACCAAAACCCGAGAAATCTGATTGCACATTTGAAGCTTGGGATAGATGCAACACTTTTGTTCTGTCTTGGTTGCATGCTTCCCTAAGTAGTGAGATTTTGCAAAGTGTGATGTGGTGTAATGTGGCATCAGAGTTGTGGAAAGATCTTAAGCACAGATTCTACGAAGGAGATTTGTTCAGAATAGTTGAGTTGGAAGAAGAAATGTACTCAGCAAGACAAGGAGATTTATCAATCACTTCATTTTTTACAAAGATGAAAGGACTatgggaagaattagaagagttTCAACCGATTCCATCATGCAATTGCACAGGATCATGCACATGTGGATTAGAGATTGTTAGAGGATACAGAAAGCAGTCGCAAGTGGTTAGATTCTTAAGAGGCTTGAATGATGAGTTCGGAAATGTGAGATCACAAATAATCCTAATGAGACCCCTCCCTGATGTCAATACTGTTTTTTCGCTATTATTGCAACAAGAAAGGCAAATGTCAAGTTCAGATCATGCAGAAAGTAAGGTATTAGTAAATGCTGCAATTGACAACAACTTCAACACTAATAGAGGCAACATGAGCGTACGAGGAAGAGGGAGAGGGCGTGGAGGTAGAGGCCGTGGCTTCGGAGGAAGAAGAATGATCAAGAAATGCTCTCATTGTGGCAAAACTGGCCACTTGGTTGACACATGTTATTACAAGCATGGTTTTCCTCCACACTACCAACAAGATTCAAGCTCAAAAACCATAAATCATGTCACTACTGATGATGAAATTGAGAAAATCAATAACTCTCCTTCAGGAAAGAATAGTAACAGCTTAAGTTCTTTATTTTCCAAAGAGCAGAAACAAGCTCTCATTGCTTTATTCCAGGATCATGAAGAGGATCTTGTTCATAACTCAACATTAGCAATTGAGGCACAAGTCCCATCCCTAG GATCGGAAGAGCTTGAAGATGATTGGCATTGCTGA
- the LOC112742516 gene encoding glutathione S-transferase L3, protein MATAALKEILPPSLTSVSEQPPLFDGTTRLYTSYTCPFAQRVWITRNYKGLQEKIKLVAIDLGDRPAWYKEKVYPENKVPSLEHNGKVIGESLDLIKYVDANFEGPSLVPSDPAKKEFGEKLVSEVDSVTRELYSALKGDAIQQTSSVFDSLENALGKFDDGPFFLGQFSWVDIAYIPFIERFQVVLADVFKHDITEGRPKLRAWIEEVNKIDAYAQTRTDPKEIVELFKKRFLPQQ, encoded by the exons ATGGCAACTGC TGCTCTGAAAGAGATTCTTCCACCGTCTTTGACTTCAGTATCCGAACAACCTCCTCTTTTTGATGGAACCACCAG gTTGTACACCAGTTATACTTGTCCCTTTGCACAACGTGTATGGATCACTAGAAACTACAAG GGACTACAAGAGAAGATCAAATTGGTTGCTATTGACCTTGGGGACAGGCCTGCTTGGTACAAGGAGAAAGTTTACCCTGAAAATAAG GTGCCATCATTGGAGCACAACGGTAAGGTCATTGGAGAAAGCCTTGATTTGATCAAATACGTAGATGCAAACTTCGAAGGCCCCTCTCTGGTTCCCAGT GATCCTGCAAAGAAGGAGTTTGGTGAGAAGCTGGTGTCTGAAGTTGATTCAGTCACCAGAGAGTTGTACTCTGCCTTGAAAGGGGATGCTATACAACAAACAA GTTCTGTTTTTGATTCCTTGGAGAATGCTCTTGGTAAATTTGATGACGGTCCATTCTTTCTTGGTCAATTCAGTTGG GTGGATATTGCTTATATCCCATTTATTGAAAGATTCCAAGTTGTCCTTGCTGACGTGTTCAAGCATGACATCACTGAAGGAAGACCTAAACTTAGAGCTTGGATTGAG gaggtAAACAAGATTGATGCTTATGCACAAACAAGGACTGATCCAAAGGAAATAGTTGAGCTTTTCAAGAAACGTTTCTTG CCTCAGCAGTGA